From a single Candidatus Kryptoniota bacterium genomic region:
- a CDS encoding vitamin B12 dependent-methionine synthase activation domain-containing protein has product MAELKCTYDPLVELMNYYSGAKSQPGGEEDTGSLSLEDGLKKRIVDGNKIGIDSELKKALETYPPLRIINEILLDGMRVVGELFGSGQMQLPFVLQSAETMKTAVKYLEPFMDRLEGVQKGIMVLATVKGDVHDIGKNLVDIILTNNGYKVVNLGIKVPIEQIIEAAEENHADAIGMSGLLVKSTVVMKENLEQMEHRGLKIPVVLGGAALTRRYVENDLRSVYNGYLSYANDAFDGLHFMSRLRDPAYSNTNRAGEDIKSGKIDVAELKGATTSSSSLNKALELNRTRKVEPERDRSHRSKVSADVPVPIPPFFGSTIVSDIKVEKIWEYLNEVALIRGQWQFRKKGKDEGEYNRLLENKVYPALSELKLKVKRERLFEPKVVYGYFPCQSDGNDLIIYRPVDENDLYSKWKSLKPGAPVKTQLLEWVRFSFPRQSDDRFLCISDYFKSVSSGTYDVVELQTVTIGTRASEYTHHMFDAGNYQDYLYLHGLSVESAEALAEYWHKIVRTELGIQSEDAGDVRKLFSQGYRGSRYSFGYPACPNLEDQSKLFKLLSPERIGVTLTEEYQLVPEQSTTAIVVHHPEAKYFNVK; this is encoded by the coding sequence ATGGCTGAACTCAAATGTACTTATGACCCGCTCGTTGAGCTGATGAATTATTACTCGGGTGCGAAGTCCCAACCCGGCGGGGAGGAAGACACCGGATCGCTCTCCCTTGAGGATGGGCTTAAGAAAAGGATTGTAGACGGCAACAAAATCGGGATAGACAGCGAACTTAAAAAAGCTCTTGAGACATATCCGCCTCTCAGAATTATTAACGAGATTCTTCTTGATGGAATGAGAGTGGTCGGAGAACTTTTTGGAAGCGGGCAAATGCAGCTTCCGTTTGTACTTCAATCCGCCGAGACCATGAAAACTGCTGTCAAGTACCTCGAGCCTTTCATGGACCGGCTCGAGGGAGTCCAGAAAGGCATCATGGTCCTTGCGACCGTCAAGGGCGATGTGCACGACATCGGCAAGAACCTGGTCGACATCATACTCACGAATAACGGCTACAAAGTAGTCAATCTTGGAATAAAAGTACCGATCGAGCAGATCATCGAAGCCGCGGAGGAAAATCACGCCGATGCCATTGGGATGAGCGGTCTGCTCGTGAAATCGACCGTAGTCATGAAAGAAAACCTCGAGCAGATGGAACATCGCGGCTTGAAAATTCCTGTGGTGTTGGGCGGAGCGGCGCTCACTCGCAGGTATGTGGAGAATGATCTCCGAAGCGTCTACAACGGCTACCTCTCGTATGCCAACGATGCGTTCGACGGTCTCCATTTCATGTCCCGCTTAAGGGATCCCGCGTATTCAAATACAAATAGAGCGGGAGAAGACATCAAATCGGGAAAGATCGATGTCGCGGAACTCAAAGGCGCCACCACGTCCTCGTCATCTCTGAATAAAGCCCTCGAGTTGAATCGGACCAGGAAAGTAGAACCGGAGCGCGATCGGTCCCACCGCAGCAAAGTCAGTGCGGATGTTCCGGTTCCGATCCCTCCCTTCTTTGGGAGCACGATAGTGAGCGACATTAAGGTTGAGAAGATTTGGGAATATTTGAACGAGGTCGCGCTCATACGTGGACAGTGGCAATTCAGAAAGAAGGGAAAGGACGAAGGGGAATATAACCGGCTTCTAGAAAACAAAGTCTACCCTGCTCTTTCCGAATTGAAATTGAAAGTGAAAAGAGAAAGACTTTTCGAGCCGAAAGTTGTTTATGGTTACTTCCCATGTCAATCCGATGGAAATGATCTGATTATATATCGTCCTGTGGATGAAAACGATCTATATTCGAAATGGAAATCGCTGAAACCCGGAGCTCCCGTTAAGACACAACTCCTTGAATGGGTACGGTTTAGTTTTCCGAGACAAAGCGACGACAGGTTCCTCTGCATCTCAGATTATTTCAAGTCCGTAAGTTCGGGAACATATGATGTAGTTGAGTTGCAGACCGTGACGATCGGGACCAGGGCGAGCGAGTACACGCACCACATGTTCGACGCAGGGAATTACCAGGACTATCTTTATCTTCACGGCCTGAGTGTGGAGAGCGCGGAAGCGCTGGCGGAATACTGGCATAAGATCGTAAGAACTGAACTCGGTATCCAATCTGAGGATGCCGGTGATGTCAGGAAACTCTTTTCTCAGGGCTATCGCGGCTCGAGGTATTCATTTGGATATCCCGCGTGTCCGAATCTCGAGGACCAGTCGAAGCTCTTTAAGCTTCTCAGCCCGGAGCGAATCGGCGTGACTCTGACCGAGGAATATCAGCTCGTCCCGGAACAGAGCACTACGGCAATTGTTGTTCATCACCCGGAGGCGAAGTATTTTAATGTCAAATAG
- the recN gene encoding DNA repair protein RecN: MLKNLTIKNFALIEELEIEFGSGLNIITGETGAGKSIIIDAFSLILGERANVEDVRSGADKSIVEGIFTVTGNKKVRRLLEESGIECGDEVIVRREVNQKGQSRAFVNDTPLQVSQLKELGDSLVDLHGQHEHQSLLRPETHIDLIDDFGGLEMLLKNFRGSYRELENLIGEMKDLVSRRNALKEKQDLYAFQIKEIDSIDPKPGEIDLLESELKILENAEKLFEAAAKLYELLYDSENSVHDQLVVVRNQLEDLAQIDKSFEPLRDETETAKAVVDDITRFVQSYSSKIDFNPQRLEEIRERLGVLTLFKKKYGGSLEAAIEYREKIGREFSLAENFDDEIRKLESQVEAVRSGLSETAERLSAKRREVAERISRSIVGVLGEIGIEKAKFEVVISNKSYQGADAALKPLVRLGRDFYDTTEKGFDSVEFYVSTNVGEEPRPLAKVASGGEISRIMLALKSILAKSDRLPLLVFDEIDTGISGRIGAKVGKMLKNLSGFHQIVAITHLPQIAGQADVHFRVEKVVKGKRAVTRVERLSEDERVLEVARLLSGEDVTQASISGAKELIGMK; encoded by the coding sequence ATGCTGAAGAATCTTACCATAAAGAACTTCGCTTTGATCGAGGAACTTGAGATTGAGTTCGGCAGCGGTCTGAATATCATTACCGGCGAAACCGGGGCCGGCAAGTCCATCATAATCGATGCGTTCAGTCTGATTCTCGGCGAGCGCGCCAACGTCGAGGATGTCCGGAGCGGCGCCGACAAGTCGATCGTTGAGGGCATATTCACGGTTACGGGTAACAAGAAGGTCCGGCGGCTTCTTGAAGAATCGGGCATCGAGTGCGGAGACGAAGTGATCGTCCGGCGTGAGGTCAACCAGAAGGGACAGAGCCGCGCGTTCGTAAACGACACCCCGCTCCAGGTCTCGCAACTTAAGGAGCTCGGAGATTCCCTCGTCGATCTTCATGGCCAGCATGAGCACCAGTCACTCCTTCGCCCCGAGACGCATATCGATCTCATAGACGACTTCGGCGGTCTCGAGATGCTCCTCAAAAATTTTCGCGGCTCATATCGCGAGCTCGAGAATCTGATCGGTGAGATGAAGGACCTCGTCTCAAGGCGGAATGCTTTGAAAGAGAAACAGGATCTCTACGCGTTCCAGATCAAGGAGATTGATTCCATCGACCCAAAGCCGGGTGAAATCGATCTGCTCGAGTCGGAGCTGAAGATTTTGGAGAACGCCGAGAAGTTGTTTGAGGCTGCGGCGAAACTGTATGAGCTCTTATACGACAGCGAAAATTCCGTCCACGATCAACTCGTCGTGGTGAGGAACCAACTTGAAGACTTGGCACAAATCGACAAATCGTTCGAACCTCTTCGTGACGAAACCGAGACCGCAAAGGCAGTTGTGGACGACATAACCAGATTCGTGCAAAGCTATAGCAGCAAGATCGATTTCAATCCTCAGCGGCTCGAGGAAATTCGGGAGAGGCTGGGGGTCCTGACCTTGTTCAAGAAAAAGTACGGCGGCTCTCTGGAGGCGGCGATCGAATATAGGGAGAAGATAGGGAGGGAATTTTCGCTTGCGGAAAATTTTGACGACGAGATCCGGAAACTCGAGTCTCAAGTCGAAGCGGTCAGATCCGGCCTGTCCGAGACTGCCGAAAGACTCTCGGCAAAGAGACGGGAGGTTGCCGAGCGAATCAGTCGCAGCATTGTCGGCGTTCTGGGCGAAATTGGAATAGAAAAGGCGAAATTCGAAGTCGTTATTTCCAATAAATCGTACCAAGGCGCTGATGCGGCTTTGAAGCCGCTTGTCAGACTCGGAAGAGATTTCTACGACACGACCGAAAAGGGTTTTGATTCGGTCGAATTTTACGTCTCGACCAATGTTGGCGAGGAGCCGCGCCCACTGGCAAAGGTTGCATCGGGCGGTGAGATTTCAAGGATCATGCTTGCTCTCAAATCGATCCTTGCCAAGAGCGATCGGCTTCCGCTCCTCGTGTTCGATGAAATCGATACCGGTATTAGTGGCCGGATTGGTGCGAAAGTGGGGAAGATGCTGAAAAATCTTTCCGGCTTTCATCAGATTGTCGCGATCACTCATCTCCCGCAGATTGCCGGACAGGCTGACGTTCATTTCAGAGTGGAGAAGGTCGTGAAAGGCAAACGGGCAGTTACGCGCGTAGAAAGACTGTCGGAGGACGAGCGGGTACTTGAGGTCGCTCGTCTGTTAAGCGGCGAAGATGTCACACAGGCAAGTATCTCGGGTGCAAAAGAACTCATCGGGATGAAATGA
- the cysS gene encoding cysteine--tRNA ligase, which translates to MKTEIYLYNSLTRKKEKFVPVHNDRVGIYVCGPTVYNHSHIGHGKSYVSFDTIVRFFRFVGYKVLYVQNITDVGHLTDNADEGDDKIESEARKDRIDPMEIAEMFIRSYFEDMDMLGVQRPNISPRATGHILEQIELAKKLVAKGFAYETGGNVYFDVRKFPEYGKLSGKKIEDLITGTRVDVRSDKANPADFALWKKAEAGHIMRWPSPWGEGFPGWHLECSAMSMKYLGESFDIHGGGLDNEFPHHECEIAQSESATGKPFVKYWLHNNMVTVDGVKMSKSLGNFVTLKDAFKKFDPVTLRFFILQSHYRSPLDYSDEAISGAAKGLDRLRNVIRLLTSISGESISDVKFENLPEEPVNLRRYYGEWLAAMADDFNTPLAIASLFEMVKDINTILSSSTPMSRETAGLVYSFIMKLAGDVLGIVPSAASLQGREKLEAGLVELLMKLRAEARLNKDFKLADRIRDELIGLGIVLEDGKDGTRYKVTG; encoded by the coding sequence ATGAAAACTGAAATTTATCTGTACAACTCGCTCACGAGGAAAAAGGAAAAATTTGTTCCGGTTCACAACGACAGGGTTGGAATTTACGTTTGCGGTCCGACAGTTTATAACCATTCACATATCGGACACGGCAAGAGTTATGTCTCCTTCGACACTATTGTAAGGTTCTTCAGATTTGTGGGGTATAAGGTATTGTATGTCCAGAACATTACCGACGTGGGCCACCTGACGGACAACGCCGACGAAGGCGACGACAAGATTGAAAGCGAAGCCAGGAAGGACCGGATCGATCCGATGGAGATAGCCGAAATGTTCATAAGGAGTTATTTCGAAGACATGGACATGCTCGGCGTGCAACGGCCCAATATCTCTCCGCGTGCCACCGGCCATATTCTGGAACAGATCGAACTCGCGAAGAAGCTCGTCGCAAAAGGGTTCGCGTATGAGACCGGAGGGAATGTTTATTTCGATGTAAGGAAATTCCCCGAGTATGGGAAACTCTCGGGAAAAAAGATTGAAGATCTGATTACGGGTACTCGAGTGGATGTGAGGAGCGACAAGGCGAACCCTGCAGATTTCGCGCTATGGAAGAAAGCTGAGGCCGGACATATCATGCGATGGCCGTCCCCTTGGGGTGAAGGTTTTCCGGGCTGGCACCTCGAGTGCTCCGCAATGAGCATGAAGTATCTCGGAGAGTCGTTCGACATACATGGAGGAGGGTTAGACAATGAATTCCCTCACCATGAATGTGAAATTGCGCAGAGTGAATCGGCAACGGGCAAGCCGTTCGTGAAATACTGGTTGCACAACAATATGGTTACGGTAGACGGCGTCAAAATGAGTAAGTCGCTTGGAAATTTTGTTACCCTGAAGGACGCTTTTAAGAAATTCGATCCCGTTACTTTGAGATTTTTTATTTTACAAAGCCACTATCGGAGTCCGCTCGACTACTCGGATGAGGCAATATCGGGTGCAGCAAAAGGTCTTGACCGCCTCAGGAATGTGATCAGACTACTGACGAGTATTTCCGGGGAAAGTATTTCCGATGTGAAATTTGAAAATCTCCCGGAGGAACCAGTTAATTTGCGCCGGTATTACGGCGAGTGGCTTGCCGCAATGGCTGATGATTTCAATACACCTCTTGCGATCGCATCACTCTTCGAGATGGTCAAGGACATCAACACCATTCTATCATCGTCGACCCCGATGTCGCGCGAGACTGCGGGTCTTGTTTATTCTTTCATTATGAAGCTTGCCGGCGACGTATTGGGCATTGTGCCGTCGGCTGCAAGTCTTCAGGGCCGTGAGAAGCTGGAGGCCGGGCTTGTCGAGCTTTTGATGAAACTAAGAGCGGAAGCCAGACTGAATAAAGACTTCAAGCTTGCCGACAGGATTCGCGATGAGCTTATCGGCCTCGGAATTGTTCTTGAAGACGGGAAAGACGGGACACGATACAAGGTGACCGGATGA
- a CDS encoding N(4)-(beta-N-acetylglucosaminyl)-L-asparaginase, translating to MRRREFIKKSAVAGVGAYAATKLGMPKIITRNGGRMGSQVVLSTWNFGMQANETAWKTLSDGGSGLDAVEQGIMTIENDPSIMSVGYGGLPDEDMKVTLDASIMDWRGNCGAVGAIENIKNPIGVARKVMERTKHVMLAGEGAYKFALAQGFKHTDLLTDEARKKWLEWKESMSDKDNWVPEHDMNDLNDNHDTIGLLVLDAKGHLCAGVSTSGLAFKIHGRIGDSPIIGAGLYVDGKVGAAASTGVGEANIRIVGSHLVVESMRGGMTPQQACETAVKRAIDVHSKLIKADKTFQLAYIALNADGDVGGAAIRKGFQYALRGSGVNQLYDCKFLYND from the coding sequence ATGAGGAGACGCGAATTCATAAAGAAGAGCGCCGTGGCGGGAGTGGGAGCCTACGCTGCAACGAAATTAGGGATGCCGAAAATCATTACGAGAAACGGAGGAAGGATGGGTTCCCAGGTAGTATTGTCGACATGGAATTTCGGAATGCAGGCAAATGAGACGGCCTGGAAAACCTTGAGTGATGGCGGGAGCGGACTCGACGCCGTGGAACAGGGGATAATGACGATCGAAAACGATCCGTCTATCATGAGTGTAGGGTACGGTGGACTCCCCGACGAAGATATGAAAGTGACCCTGGACGCGTCCATAATGGATTGGCGCGGTAACTGCGGAGCTGTCGGCGCTATTGAAAACATCAAGAACCCGATCGGGGTTGCCAGAAAAGTCATGGAGCGCACCAAGCATGTCATGCTGGCCGGAGAAGGCGCATATAAATTTGCTCTTGCTCAGGGCTTCAAGCACACCGATCTCCTCACCGACGAAGCAAGGAAGAAATGGCTCGAGTGGAAAGAGAGCATGAGCGATAAGGACAACTGGGTTCCCGAGCACGACATGAACGATCTCAACGACAACCATGACACGATAGGGCTCCTCGTCCTCGATGCGAAAGGACATCTCTGCGCGGGCGTTTCTACGTCCGGACTTGCTTTCAAGATTCACGGCAGGATCGGTGATTCGCCGATTATAGGGGCCGGACTCTACGTCGATGGTAAAGTGGGAGCAGCTGCCTCCACGGGCGTCGGTGAGGCGAACATACGCATTGTTGGAAGTCATCTCGTTGTCGAAAGCATGCGCGGCGGAATGACACCGCAACAAGCGTGCGAGACTGCTGTCAAGAGGGCCATCGATGTGCATTCGAAACTGATAAAGGCTGATAAAACGTTCCAACTTGCTTATATTGCACTGAACGCAGATGGCGATGTGGGCGGTGCGGCCATTAGAAAAGGATTCCAATATGCGCTACGCGGAAGCGGCGTCAATCAACTCTACGACTGCAAGTTCCTGTATAATGATTAA